A DNA window from Actinokineospora baliensis contains the following coding sequences:
- a CDS encoding glutamyl-tRNA reductase, which translates to MSVIAVGMSHRSADVRLLERVTVSAVDVPKVLADLLACDNVAEAVLVSTCNRVEVYAVVEAFHAGLADIAGVLSRHSGTDVAALYDHLYVHYAAAAAQHLFTVTAGLDSMVVGESQILGQVRAAYSSARAAGTVGRTLHELVQQALRIGKRVHTDTGLDQVGGSVVSEALADADAALGGLAGRRALIVGAGSMGGLTAAALRRAGIGEVVVANRSEANGARLAASLVEQGVPATATGLGELAERVAEADLVVSCTGAVGAVITEDTVLPRAGRPLVICDLGLPRDVAEGVAEVDDVRVVDLASLQRRLAESPSGTDTQRAVEIVAEEVRGYLAAQRSAEVTPTVTALRRRAAEVVDAELLRLDARLPDLDSPVREELARTVRRVVDKLLHTPTVRVKELASGPSGTGYAEALRELFALDPQRPAAVTSPLEPAVDGGSAWTE; encoded by the coding sequence ATGAGCGTCATCGCGGTCGGGATGTCGCACCGCAGCGCCGATGTGCGGCTGCTGGAGCGGGTCACCGTGTCCGCCGTCGACGTCCCCAAGGTCCTCGCCGACCTGCTGGCCTGCGACAACGTCGCCGAGGCGGTGCTGGTCTCCACCTGCAACCGGGTCGAGGTCTACGCCGTCGTCGAGGCGTTCCACGCGGGACTGGCCGACATCGCGGGCGTGCTGTCGCGGCACTCCGGCACCGATGTCGCCGCCCTCTATGACCACCTCTACGTGCACTACGCCGCCGCAGCGGCCCAGCACCTGTTCACCGTCACTGCGGGTCTCGACTCCATGGTCGTCGGCGAGTCGCAGATCCTCGGTCAGGTGCGGGCGGCCTATAGCTCGGCCCGTGCGGCGGGCACCGTCGGGCGCACCCTGCACGAGCTGGTCCAGCAGGCGCTGCGCATCGGCAAGCGCGTACACACCGACACCGGCCTCGACCAGGTCGGCGGCTCGGTCGTCTCCGAAGCCCTGGCCGACGCGGACGCCGCGCTCGGGGGGCTCGCCGGGCGGCGCGCACTGATCGTGGGCGCCGGGTCGATGGGTGGTCTCACCGCCGCCGCGCTGCGCCGCGCGGGCATCGGTGAGGTCGTCGTCGCCAACCGGTCCGAGGCCAACGGGGCGCGGCTGGCCGCGTCGCTGGTCGAGCAGGGCGTGCCCGCGACGGCCACCGGCCTCGGCGAGCTGGCCGAGCGGGTCGCCGAGGCGGACCTGGTGGTCTCCTGCACCGGCGCGGTCGGCGCGGTGATCACCGAGGACACCGTGCTCCCCCGCGCGGGCAGGCCGCTGGTCATCTGCGACCTCGGCCTGCCGCGCGACGTCGCCGAGGGCGTCGCCGAGGTCGACGACGTGCGCGTGGTCGACCTGGCCAGCCTGCAGCGGCGGCTGGCCGAGTCGCCGAGCGGCACCGACACCCAGCGGGCCGTCGAGATCGTCGCCGAGGAGGTGCGCGGCTACCTCGCCGCGCAGCGCTCGGCCGAGGTGACCCCCACGGTCACCGCGCTGCGCCGCCGCGCCGCCGAGGTGGTCGACGCGGAGCTGCTGCGGCTGGACGCGCGGTTGCCCGACCTGGACTCCCCGGTGCGCGAAGAACTCGCCCGCACGGTGCGCCGGGTGGTCGACAAGCTGCTGCACACCCCGACGGTCCGGGTCAAGGAACTGGCCTCCGGACCGAGCGGAACCGGCTACGCCGAGGCGCTGCGCGAGCTGTTCGCGCTCGACCCGCAGCGGCCCGCGGCCGTGACATCCCCCCTTGAGCCCGCTGTGGACGGTGGTTCGGCATGGACCGAGTGA
- a CDS encoding redox-sensing transcriptional repressor Rex — translation MAAQRGQRNGVGATPPAPTAAEITTPIPRVTEVPAARERARAIPEAAVARLAVYLRVLSGMQEHGAGTVSSEELAVAAGVNSAKLRKDLSYIGSYGTRGVGYEVAVLIEEIERILGLTRKHSVAVIGIGNLGHALANYGGFPGRGFPVTALFDVDPDLVGVPVGGLPVEHIDDIPRVCAEREVSIGVIATPPPAAQAVCDRLVAAGVQCILNFAPVVLQVPDHVEVRKVDLAVELQVLSFHVARRADNAAVLAEANGRAVDGLVVS, via the coding sequence GTGGCGGCACAGCGAGGCCAGCGGAACGGGGTCGGCGCCACCCCGCCCGCCCCCACCGCCGCCGAGATCACCACCCCGATCCCGAGGGTCACCGAGGTGCCCGCCGCTCGGGAGCGGGCGCGGGCGATCCCCGAGGCCGCCGTCGCCAGGTTGGCCGTCTACCTGCGGGTGCTCTCCGGGATGCAGGAGCACGGCGCGGGCACCGTCTCCAGCGAGGAACTCGCCGTCGCCGCCGGGGTGAACTCGGCGAAGCTGCGCAAGGACCTCTCCTACATCGGCTCGTACGGCACCAGGGGTGTCGGCTACGAGGTCGCGGTGCTGATCGAGGAGATCGAGCGGATCCTCGGCCTGACCCGCAAGCACAGCGTCGCGGTCATCGGAATCGGTAACCTGGGACACGCCCTTGCCAACTACGGCGGGTTCCCAGGACGGGGGTTTCCTGTGACCGCTCTCTTCGACGTCGATCCCGATCTGGTCGGCGTGCCCGTCGGCGGGTTGCCGGTGGAGCACATCGACGACATCCCGCGCGTGTGCGCCGAGCGGGAGGTTTCCATCGGCGTGATCGCCACGCCGCCGCCAGCCGCGCAGGCCGTGTGCGACCGGTTGGTCGCCGCGGGCGTGCAGTGCATCCTCAACTTCGCCCCGGTCGTGCTGCAGGTCCCCGACCACGTCGAGGTCCGCAAGGTCGACCTGGCCGTCGAGCTGCAGGTCCTGTCCTTCCACGTGGCCCGCCGGGCCGACAACGCCGCCGTGCTCGCCGAGGCCAACGGGCGGGCCGTGGACGGGTTGGTCGTCTCATGA
- a CDS encoding fasciclin domain-containing protein: protein MGKLKPVLGVALVALSLAACGSSETGSSSSSAAPVATTTAASKMGAAAAAGDGVTTAADVFGPSCKDLPQGDASGGLTSMGVQPVATAAGTNPLLTKLVAAVQAIPGLADTLNTTDNLTVFAPADPAFAALGEAKFQELAQNPTALAPILQFHVVAKRYNKDGLLAAKTVKSLNAAGGDITIAGSGDDVTINGAKVLCGNIPTKNATVFVIDSVLMPKA from the coding sequence GTGGGCAAACTCAAGCCGGTCCTCGGTGTCGCACTGGTCGCGTTGTCCCTGGCCGCGTGCGGGAGCAGCGAGACGGGGAGCAGCTCTTCCTCTGCCGCCCCTGTGGCGACCACTACCGCTGCCTCCAAGATGGGTGCCGCCGCGGCCGCCGGTGATGGGGTGACCACGGCGGCCGATGTCTTCGGGCCCAGTTGCAAGGACCTGCCGCAGGGGGACGCCTCTGGTGGGCTCACCTCCATGGGGGTTCAGCCGGTCGCCACCGCGGCCGGGACCAATCCCCTGTTGACGAAGTTGGTGGCCGCGGTCCAGGCGATTCCCGGGCTCGCGGACACCCTCAACACCACCGACAACCTGACCGTGTTCGCCCCGGCTGATCCGGCTTTCGCGGCGCTGGGTGAGGCCAAGTTCCAGGAGTTGGCGCAGAACCCGACGGCGCTGGCCCCCATCCTGCAGTTCCACGTGGTCGCCAAGCGCTACAACAAGGACGGGCTGCTCGCCGCCAAGACGGTGAAGTCGCTCAACGCGGCGGGCGGGGACATCACGATCGCGGGGTCGGGCGACGACGTCACGATCAATGGCGCGAAGGTGCTCTGCGGGAACATCCCGACGAAGAACGCGACGGTCTTCGTCATCGACTCGGTGCTGATGCCGAAGGCCTAA